A stretch of Cryptococcus decagattii chromosome 7, complete sequence DNA encodes these proteins:
- a CDS encoding inorganic pyrophosphatase — MNITAVRRLSSTLSHLSKNIPKMAYQTRIIGAANTLEHRVYIEQEGKVVSPFHDIPLFADESKTILNMVVEVPRWTNAKMEISKEETFNPIKQDIKKGKLRYVRNCFPHHGYIWNYGAFPQTWEDPNVKHAETGANGDNDPLDVCEIGEAVGHVGQVKQVKVLGIMALLDEGETDWKVLVVDVNDPLAPRLNDIEDVERHLPGLIRATNEWFRIYKIPDGKPENVFAFSGEAKSKKYAVEIIHECHEAWRKLVHGETAADTDAYNLAITNSTVKGSRGFVSTNDAAYVAIPADSRKPAAPIDPSIDKSFFISSASA, encoded by the exons ATGAACATCACTGCGGTCCGCCGACTGTCTTCCACCCTTTCACACCTCAGCAAAAACATCCCCAAGATGGCTTACCAGACTAGGATCATTGGC GCCGCCAACACCCTTG AGCACCGTGTCTACATCGAGCAGGAGGGCAAGGTCGTTTCTCCCTTCCA CGACATCCCTCTCTTTGCCGACGAGTCCAAGACTATCCTCAACA TGGTTGTCGAGGTTCCCCGATGGACCAACGCCAAGATGGAAATCTCAAAGGAAGAGACTTTCAACCCTATCAAGCAGGACATTAAGAAGGGCAAGCTCCGATACGTCCGAAACTGTTTCCCGCACCACG GTTACATCTGGAACTATGGTGCGTTCCCGCAGACGTGGGAGGACCCCAACGTGAAGCACGCGGAAACTGGCGCCAACGGCGACAACGACCCGCTCGACGTATGCGAGATTGGTGAGGCCGTCGGCCACGTCGGCCAAGTGAAGCAGGTCAAGGTGCTCGGTATCATGGCGCTCCTCGACGAAGGCGAGACCGACTGGAAGGTGCTCGTCGTCGATGTGAACGACCCGCTCGCGCCCCGATTGAACGATATCGAGGACGTCGAGCGACACCTCCCCGGCTTGATCCGTGCGACCAACGAGTGGTTCAGGATTTACAAAATCCCTGACGGCAAGCCCGAGAACGTGTTCGCATTCTCTGGCGAGGCCAAGAGCAAAAAGTATGCGGTGGAGATTATTCACGAGTGCCATGAAGCTTGGAGGAAGCTCGTGCATGGTGAGACGGCCGCCGACACTGACGCTTACAACTTGGCGAT CACCAACAGCACCGTCAAGGGTTCCAGGGGCTTTGTCTCCACCAATGATGCTGCTTACGTCGCTATCCCTGCCGACTCTCGCAAGCCCGCTGCCCCCATAGACCCTTCCA TCGACAAgagcttcttcatctcctctgcttctgcttAA